tattagttttaaataaaaaatgaaattactttAAAGATGGATGAGAGGTCATTATCTTAAATGGTAATAAGATGTCCTTGAATTGCCCTCTATTAAATCTCATAATAgttcaaaatatattattatatttgatctGAATTAAACATATGAAAAGGTCACAAAatagcacacacactgaacagtAAAAACCCCAAACATATTAACTTCAAAACTGTATATAACAAGAGAAAGCATTACGTCTCTTATCTTATCTGGTTATGAATAGATAAATCAGGTCTTTGCTGCAGCTGTATTCTGTCACATGAGGACATTTAGGAAAGAAATACAATCTTCCCTGATAAAAGCCGACACAGCAATTCAACTTTAGAGCTCatccctcttcttctgctccttctGGAAGACTTTTCCATCCGGCTGCTTCCTCCAGGTCAGTTTGATGTTGTCGTCCAATCCCTGGGCCCTCATGTTCTTCTTCGCCTGAGATACGAAACTCATCATCATGATTActcaaatacagaaaatacaaattgcTTGCATCCCTTCATGTGATGCCAAAGTGTTGAATGTGTAATTGCATAAAAGTGGAAAAGATGATTTACCTGCACCAACATCTCCTCCAGAAAAGCGGGGTTGTTCAGATCCACACCGGAGTTTGGTTTCGGCACCCTCACCTTTATCACTTGCATTGAAACAGgcacatttttctaaaaacacaaacaaacttcATCAGGCACAACATTTATGGTGGCTTATTTTCCAGGAGACTCAGTCTCATCCCATGCTTTGAGGTAGGTGTGGTTTTTACTCACTGTAGCAAATGAATGTTTCTTCCCCCCACAGTCCGCGTCCTCCCATTTTCCAGAGTCCTGGAAAGCTGCAGCCACACAATCAATAAGAGCTATGTTGTCAggttccttttctctctccagtACCTAAAGGAGAAGGTACTTCCATCGGACCACTTCCAGGAGTCTCTGTAGAGGCCGATCCAGGCGTCACTTCCCCCTGCAGCTACCATTTCCTGTACCTGCTGGTTCTCTGTCTGGTTTCTCACACTGGCCAGGTCTGTGTGGTGTTCTCTGCAGTGGCTCTGGGCCTCAGTCCAGTTCATTGTGCTGTTGATGAGGACAAATGTTGCATCCGGTCCTGAAAATGGACCACAGAGAAGTGCTGAGTAGAGGCACCACAACATACAGCCTGACATCAATGCCACCTCTGTGGTGGTATTactttataatataaaatataacactTGAATCCCCCGAGATATAAggaatgacatttttaattgaatgaatGTATGAAATAAACATGCATGATATTATAATCTTAATAAATCTCTGCATACGCTCCCAACTGGGATGATGacaatttttttgtgaacctCTTCGCTCGAATTCCCAACGCCGACAACCATCGTATTATTATGGCCGGGGACTGGAATTTGGTCCAGAACGTGAGTCTCGACAGGTCATCGCTCACACAATCTACTCTCTCCAAATCGGCCAAGGTAGTACTGCACAATGCATCACAATTAGGACTCTCAGACCCCTGGAGATGTATTAACCCACAAAGTAGagccttttccttcttctcGCACAGGCACCACACTTTTTCACGaattgatttctttttactCGATAACAATTTGATTCATCTGGTCAATTCATGCGAATACCATTCTATAACCATCTCAGATCATTCTCCCACCTCAATTGACATTAATTTCCCTCTTGGTATGTCCTCCCCTCCATTATGGAAATTCAGTTCTCCCCTCCTGTCAGACAGTGAATTTAAAGACTATGTTTCCACTCAGATTTCTTCCTACATTGAAATTAATGACACCTCCGACGTTAGTTGCGGTATTCTTTGGGAGGCTCTTAAGGCCACTGTGCAGGGACAGGTCATTTGGTACACTGCACGTAAGAGAAAGGATGAAAAGGCTAGGCTTTCAGAAATCTGTGATGAGCTTCGCTTACTTGATGAAACatactcctcctctccctccccttgtCTCTATAAAAAACGCCTCCTGCTACACTCAGAACACGATCTTCTGATGACAGGCATTGTTGAGAGACAACTGAGACAGTGTAGGCAGCGTTACTTTGAGCAGGGCGACAAGGCTGGTAGACTCCTAGCTCAACAGGCTCGTGCGGCCCGTGCGTCCAGATTGATTCCCCAAATCAGATTATCCGATGGCAACCTTACTTCTAACCCAGCTGATATTAACAGGTCTTTCTTGGAATTTTACACCAATCTCTACACTTCGGAATGTCCCCCGATCCCCGCCATGACCCCCAATCCTCTAGACTCCTTAATATACCCCAAAATCAACGAGAACGTCGCTAGCGAATTGGGCAGCCCCATCTCCACCCTTGAGATACATGATGCAATAAAATCAATGCAAAGTGGGAAGTCTCCTGGGCCCGACGGCTATACAGTCGAATTTTATAAGGCATATTCTTCCAAGTTAGCCCCAATTTTGGCTAGAATGTACAATGACTCTCTCCAGACAGGCCGATTGCCGGAAACTTTGTCCATTGCATCTATCTCCTTGCTTCTCAAGAAAGACAAAGATCCTACTTCCTGTGGCAGTTACAGACCAATCTCACTGTTAAATGTGGACTGTAAGATACTGGCCAAGATACTGGCTATCCGCCTCCAACGTGTACTGCCAGATATTATTTCCCTGGACCAAACAGGCTTCATGGTGGGGagacactcttttttttttaacacaaggAGGTTGCTCAATAtaattttctctccttcctctaacACCCCCGAAGTCATAGTGACACTTGACGCAGAGAAGGCCTTCGATAGGGTTGAATGGggttacttgttttttattcttgataAATTTGGTTTTGATTCCCAATTTATTTCCTGGATTAAACTCCTATATGCCTCTCCATCTGCCTCTGTACACACCAATGGCATTCgatctccccctttctctctccaacGTGGTACGCGCCAGGGTTGTCCTCTTTCGCCACTGTTGTTCAATATAGCCATTGAACCTCTCGCTATCTGGCTCAGAAGCCATGATAGGTTTGAGGGCATTACGCGTCACGGCATGGTTCATAAACTGTCTCTATCAGTGATGACCTTCTTCTTATGATCTCGAACCCCTtatcctctctccccccccatACTGTCGATTTTAGATCAATTTGGCCGTGTATCAGGTTACAAACTAAACATTCAAAAGAGCGAcgtattttttgtaaataaaatggcaaaggCACTTCCCCAAGCCATATTCCCTTTTAAAGGGGCTGTGGAGGGGTTCAAatacctgggggtgtttgttGCAAGCTCTTTTAAAGACCTGTTCCCTAAAAACGTTCAACCACTACTAGATAAATGCAAAGCTGATTTGTCCAGGTGGGCCTCCCTTCCCCTGTCTCTTGCGGGTCGCGTCAACCTTATAAAGATGGTCATCCTGCCAAAGTTTCTTTACCTTTTCCAACACATCCCAGTGCGCATCAATAGATCTTTTTTCACTGATCTTGATAAGCAGTTGACTGCGTTCATCTGGAACAACAAGCCTGCGCGTATTAGAAGGTTGTGTCTCCAACTCCCTAAATCAGAAGGAGGCCTGGCACTCCCCAACTTTCGCCACTATTTCTGGGCCTCTAACATTAACAAACTCCTCTATTGGGCTAACTGTAAACTTTCAGACCCCTGCCCACCTTGGGTACATATCGAGTTGTCAACTGCTTCTTTACACTCTATAATCTGCTCTCAGCTCCATGTAGCGACCCATAATGTTACTAGCACCATAAGCATTTGGCTCCAATTCAGGAAACAGCACGGGTTACATAGAGCTTCAGTTCATGCCCCAATTTCAAACAATCACCTATTCTCTCCATCGTGTACTGACCCGGCCTTCCGTGTTTGGTCGAACAGTGGTCTCGCGACGCTTGATGACCTTTACAAGGATGGAGTCTTTTCATCCTTTGAGTTCCTGTCAGTCAAATTCAACCTGCCCAACAGTCATCTCTTCCGTTTTTTCCACGTCAGGCACTTCATCCAAAAGCAATTTCCCCATTTTCCTAACCGCCCCCCCGAATCACCAATTGATAAATTTCTCACACTCGACCCTGATCAAAAGCGCTTGGTTTCAGTTCTCTATGGCCAGATTGGTTCCCTGAGTCCGAATCCTATGGTACCTCTTAAGGAGCTCTGGGATTTTGATCTAGGTAGAAACATTTCCGATGATCAATGGAGTGACGTTCTCAACCTAGTCCATACATCAACCATCTGTGCTAGACATGGCCTACTCCAGTGCAAGGTGCTCCACAGAGCTCACTTTACCAACGCTAAGCTGGCTAAAATATTCCCAGATCGGAGTGATGCCTGTAACAGATGCAATCAATCCCCAGCTGATCATCTCCACATGTTCTGGACTTGCCCGAAGCTGGACAAATTTTGGTCTGACATATTTGGAACCATTGAACAGGCCTTTAACACAAAGATGGACCCTAATCCTATGACCACTGTTCGGCCTCTCCCCATCTGGGAATATGCCCACTACTATACGCCGTGTCATTGCCTTCACCACTCTACTAGCTAGACGATCTATTCTCCTCAAATGGATACATGCTTCCCCACCAACACATGATCAGTGGATACGGGATGTCTTACAGTGCCTTCAGATGGAGAAGTTAAGATTCTCATTAAAAGGATCTCTGAAATCCTTCCGTACTACCTGGGACCCACTATTAGGCCTTATCAAAAAAACTCCCTATCACTTCTGACGCTGAGTCGCAGGTAGCTCtctgaaagggaaaaaaaaatgaaataaaagtgacCGTCATGTTACTGCTCTTCCACCATGGCCCTTTGTCTTTTGCCCTATACTACTCCACTATATTTCCTTCTCCCTCTTACGGAaacctttgatttattttttttcaccaggACAACAATGTCTAATATTATTTTCTCCCTTGATACTGGATTCTTAGAGACTGGTTTTGCTCAACTTcactttcttatttttatttttattttttatttttttaattattattatttaaaaaaaaaaaagaaaacaagattttattattattattattatttgtggcCCAACCATACCtgtgggtggggggtgggggttggggggtttaaaaaacaaaaacaaacaagactgTAAATAAGGACTCTCTATGGACCCTGAAGTGATAATGGAgcataacatatttttatttaattttcaagTATTCTTTTTTCCCATTGTCCtctttttctaaattgtatGCACCTGTACTGCTCTGTATTGATCCTTACTGTTCTTACTTCTTGTCATTGTCTGGATTATGaccccaccactcacctcaccacatttccttgaataagacataaaaaaaattaaataaaaatgaaataataaaataaaatatttcgaaatatatgtatatattgttttagatgtgcaagataaatatttcatagttaatgatgagtaaagttgtttcgttcgttgacattgtctgattggtgacgtatttccgccctggggcgcagcaatctttgcccatagactctcgttaaaagttgtacatgcgcagtagctcctcttcaataccagagataggacgatgttggggcgcacctctgATTTGAAGCACTTTtcagaaaaggcaaagaaacaTGAATGAACTGGGATCCACATGGAAAATGCACTGCGACTAGCCATgtttgggaaaataaacatttcatctCAGCTTGATGAAGGCTACAGGGTAGGGATCCGTAAGCACAATGAGGAGGTTGACAAAAACAGGCACATCCTATCTAAAATAATAGACTGTGTCAAGTTCTGTGGTGCATTTGAACTTGCCCTATGTGGCCACGATGAAAGTGAAAGCTCAGAAAATCCTGGTGTTTTTAGAGGATTGGTGGATTTTGTAGCGTCACTGGATGCAGTTCTACATGATCACCTGCAGACTGCCACTGTGTTTAAGGGAACATCTAAGACTGTACAGAATGAACTCCTTGACTGCATGCTGTCAGTTTTGAGAGAGTGCATCATTGGAGAAATCTGGAGTGCAGACTTTGTCTCCATCCAGGCTGATGAAACAATGGACATTTCCACTCAGTGTCAGCTGGTGCTTGTGATCCGCTACATTGACAAAGCCCATCATGTCCAAGAGAGGTTTTTTGAGTTCATACCTCTCCAAAGTGCCACAGCTGATTCCATCACCACAGCACTTCTGGATAGGTTGAGCTCCATTCTCCCTGATGACCAGAAGAGCAAGCTCATTTCCCAAGCATACGATGGTGCAAGTGTCATGAGAGGAGCCAAAGGTGGTGTACAGAAGAAGGTCCAAGACGTGTATGTGAATGCACACTATGTCCATTGCTATGCTCACCAACTTAACCTCATCATGCAGCAGGTGACTTCCCATATCCCAAAAGTGAGTCATTTCTTCTCAGACCTGGCTGGATTCTCTAGTTTTTTTTCAAGATCTCCAAAGAGAACCAGCGTGCTCGATAGAGTGGTGGCCCACAGACTCCCAAGAGCAAGCACAGTGAGGTGGAACTTTCATAGCCGAACTGTGAACACTGTTTTTGAGCACAAAGAAGACCTGCTCCAGTGTTTTGAAACCATCAGGGACTCAGGAGAGTTTGATCCTATCACTGTGAGAGAAGCTGGAGGGTTTGTgaggctgctggaggatgaTAGTTTCAGCTTCTTCCTGAAACTGTTCCATCTCATCATGCCTAATGTGGACATTCTCTACAACCAGCTCCAGAAGCGGACCATTGACTCAGTCTTTGTTCAGGGAATCATGCAGCAGTTCACAAACAACATACAAAAGATCAGGTAAattaatgtgtatgttgtgcTATTTAATATTACTGATATTTTGTTAATCTCTATTATGCTTGAACCACTTCACATTTCGTGTTGTTTTAATTGGTGACTAAAGATGAACTTTTCTCTCCTGGTTCTGTTCAGAGATTACCTCCCTACTCTCTGTGGAGAACACAGTGGCAGTGTATCTCAGCTGGCCAAGAAACGCCGCACACTGGGCCCAGATGATCTTCAGAGGCTAGCCACAGAGGTGAGATAGAAGCTAAATGTGTGGTGTAGGtcttttacaatgtttttaattattgtagtACTATTTTGTGAAAAAGTGGGGAATACCTTAGAATAGGCcctatataatataatagtctAGTTTTATAGAGGTGCAATGTTAATTTGCATTGTTACTATTAAATGAACACAtgtattcaaaaaataaatcgtTTATAGCAGCACTGAACACCACCATGGAGGCTTACCCACTGCTGAACAAGAACAAGCTGAAAACTGAACTGGCTCTCATCTACAGCAACGATGAGTTCAAGAGCTGCAGTGGTGCTGTGGCTCTGTACCAGCTCTTCAGGGGGAACAATCTTCAGGACACCTTCTCAGAGACTGTGGCGCTGCTGAAGATCCTCATCACAACTCCTATGACCACAGCTCAGCACAGAGTCTGAGAGGTGCTTCTCAACACTGAAGAGAATCAAGACCTTCCTCGGGAACACAATGTCACAGGATCGTCTTAATGCATTGGCCATGCTCTCTATGGAGAAGAATCTTGTCAAAACCATCCCTGACTTCAACCAAAGAGTCATTGAGAAATTCGCTGCTGTCAAGGATAGAAGGGCAAAGTTTATGTACAAAAAGTAGAACACTACATGACATTATAATCTGTATATCTGTATAtctgttcatactacatctCTTTCATTACATTCTGTATATCTGCATatatatagcacatctgtatatatatctgtatgtattgtccatgttatatatgatatatattatttaaatatatagagatagatctagagatagagagagagatagatagatatatgtatattggccatctgtatagtaatatagcacatctgtatatttgttcatactacatctgtttatactatgccaattattcccacctctttatactgcccttatctttacataatcactcttaactgcatatactgtacatctctttgcacttctatctatctatctataatgttgttttggttgttttcatttatgtaaatacactcgtttgataccttagtacataCATcttggagttatagccccccctggagaaaactccaccagccgccactgctaacagtataatggaatacggcccacaaatgaaacttttgcttgtcttatattttacttctcaaatgtatatgttcaaatatattaatgagcccaattttcaaataaattgagtcatttagaatttaaaacattttctaacaaatcttagttgatataaaaaaacaataacttatttctaaaaccagcttgaaattgaaccttcatatttactcttattaccagcaatctgaggcttctgttttaaggaatgagctgccagcaaaataaatgaacaccaAGACAGACGGGATGTCGGCaattttttccttaaagcaatTTCACCGACCTTTGAGTCAACATTCACCTCTAtcagtggcccagctctccgtatatttttctgtatgtggccctcggtgaaaaaagtttggacacccctgattaaGATCTTTCAGGTACTGTGTTACAGGTAAAAGCTGCATTGAAATTATATTTCTTCTATATTATTCGTATTCTGTTTAGTACAGATGTATAAGATGTAAACTTACCTACAAttctgaaacacattttcccaaaaataaatatgtaaacaatatttccctttaCATTTGTCATTGAACTCCTTGGACTACAAACactcatttaaatgaaaccatGTGAGAATTTTAGTGAAAAGGGAAATGTCTTTAGTGGAGTTGCTGTCAAATCACAGATACCTGAATCATGACAAGAAGACCCAGGGTTTTGTAAGAAgtcaaatagaaataaaaggtTGTGAACCGCTAGTTTGATAAAGAATAATGCATTGTATTTCAGAAGCTTATAACgtgattttaaatgtgtaatattcattttaagttAGTATTCTTACCTGTGGCATCACAGCAGACCACCTTGTAGATAGCCTTACAATTCCTGTTTTGCATCGTTCCGTCACCATGGTATATCACTCCGCATTGTTCTTTCTCGGTGTTGATTGGTTGTCCAGACCCCCATCGTCTGAACTCCGTCTCCCCCGGTTTGTAGAAGCTTGTGTCTGACAGTGACCACCTCCAGGTGTCCCGGTCATCGTACAGCCCTATCCAGACTGACTGAAAGCAAcattcattgtgttttaaataaatacacccTGATCTAActcttaaaaaagaaagagaagatatttaggttttaaaatgttgttttttggccTCATGAGTTCAGCCTCGGCATTAGACATGCATTTTGTAGTTGTTACAGCACTGAAGTTCAGTTATAAGGTGCAGTCTACTGTACCAAAACACCTTTCAACAGCAGAGTAAtaaaaaacagtgaaaatgaaTAACACAAAAAGGGAACTCACATAGTTTCTGTATTGGGCCAGTAAGTTTGGATCGAACATGTTGTTCAGGAGCTCCACAACCTCCATGCTGTCCACAGTGGCcaggtctgtgtgtttctctctgcagtatcTCTGTGCTTCAGGCATGCTCTTTGTTTCATAAACAAAATGGTACTTACGTTCAGCATGTGAGGAGACAGCGCTCAgccctgcagagacacagacattCATTTAGTCATTCTCAGGGTACATTTTGACTTCTATTTCAAACAACTCACAGTGAAATAGGAAGCTTTCAGCTGCActtcatttagtttgtttttgagCAATTACCTTTCAAACAATATAACAGGGGTATAGCCTGCAAAACAATCAGTTGTCAAATAGAATCAGAAATGTCCTCCGCAATGAATCTTCCCCCCACCCCTCAGGTGTACATGaaataatcaataaagaaataaaaagatatcCAAATGTATAAAACGCTTGCCTGCAGCTGCCATGATCAGCAGCAGAACCAAGTCCATCTTTGTTTGCTCTCTGATTGCAACTGTTCTTACAGCTGATAGTGTTTCATATAAATCATTTAGTTAGCCATTGTCATCTGTCCTCATGCAAATAGGTCAGAAAAAACAGTTGTTTGCATAAGCAAATTTTTCGGGGTTCGTTAAATAGAGGACAGAATCACACAAGGACTTAAGAATCAGAATCATGTTTCATTATAAATTAGGTTTACACATATGAGGAATTTGGTTTGGTATATGTGGTGCattcaaagacaaagaaagaagaataattcccacagggattaataaaggtacatcttatcttatcttataagTTGCtagacaaaacaagaaaaacttTCTATGactaacaaattaaaatgaaagacaatatttacagaaaatataaatatgtaagaaaCTGGGTACAGccaaatgtaatcaaatattaaaaatactaCATAATACAGGCTCCTGCCAGAGGGGAGCGGGGTGCACAGTTTGTGTCTGTTAGCAGCTGATGCACTGCATCCTTCCCTGTCCTGTAGCTGCAGCGTTCcagatggtgatggaggagatgAGGATGGACTTGTTGCTGGCGGAGTAGAAGTTCATCAGCATCGGTTTTAGCAGGTTGAAATTCTTCAGCTCCCGCAGGAAGACACTTCCTCTGCTGGGCTTTTTGGATGAGGGAGCTGATGTTCTGCTCTTACTTGAGTTCCCTGGCTGATGATGGTAAGAACGGGGGTCAGAGACGTGTTTTGCCAGCCTCACCTGCTGCTTCCTGTCGGACAGGAAATCTGTGATGCACCTGCAGGTGGGGTCTGGCATGTGGAGCAGGGAGAGCTTGTCCTGCGGAGACAATGAAGTTCAACAGATGAATTGTTGTATACTCAGGCAGATGATGAAGAAAGGGTCGCGGAAACCGGTTGCTGTTAGAGATGTGTTGATTGCGTTCAGCGAAGCGGAGCAGGGCAGAGTGGGTTCCTTCCAGATCCAACGCCGATGACGACAGAGTCTCTGATGTAGGTCTCCATGGCCTCACGCCAAGGTTAAACAGACATCTGGATGGAAGAGAGACCCCAGGAACAAGATCTATGGCTCTTATTTACAG
The Eleginops maclovinus isolate JMC-PN-2008 ecotype Puerto Natales chromosome 1, JC_Emac_rtc_rv5, whole genome shotgun sequence genome window above contains:
- the LOC134871121 gene encoding zinc finger MYM-type protein 1-like, yielding MLSVLRECIIGEIWSADFVSIQADETMDISTQCQLVLVIRYIDKAHHVQERFFEFIPLQSATADSITTALLDRLSSILPDDQKSKLISQAYDGASVMRGAKGGVQKKVQDVYVNAHYVHCYAHQLNLIMQQVTSHIPKVSHFFSDLAGFSSFFSRSPKRTSVLDRVVAHRLPRASTVRWNFHSRTVNTVFEHKEDLLQCFETIRDSGEFDPITVREAGGFVRLLEDDSFSFFLKLFHLIMPNVDILYNQLQKRTIDSVFVQGIMQQFTNNIQKIRDYLPTLCGEHSGSVSQLAKKRRTLGPDDLQRLATEVR
- the LOC134862580 gene encoding uncharacterized protein LOC134862580; this encodes MDAVLLLIMAAAGLSAVSSHAERQYHFVYEAKNMSEAQRYCREKHTDLATVDSMEVVELLNNMAGHNKQSAWIGLYHATGSWRWSLSDTSFYKPGETEFRRWWVGGPNNFSWEKCSIISSNNGNWDDLVCDILLSAVCCDVTGTNATFVSTEGLMTWPEAQSYCREHHTDLASVRNQTENQQIVELLHERGNYWIGLSRPNWTWSDGSPSSFRYWREKEPNCRDPNVCVAADFYNSGKWDDLDCGVMKPFICYKNVPVSMQVIKVRVPKPNSGVDLNDPAFLEEMLVQAKKNLRAQGLDDNIKLTWRKQPDGKVFQKEQKCLFNLGVRPWRPTSETLSSSALDLEGTHSALLRFAERNQHISNSNRCITDFLSDRKQQVRLAKHVSDPRSYHHQPGNSSKSRTSAPSSKKPSRGSVFLRELKNFNLLKPMLMNFYSASNKSILISSITIWNAAATGQGRMQTVAIREQTKMDLVLLLIMAAAGLSAVSSHAERKYHFVYETKSMPEAQRYCREKHTDLATVDSMEVVELLNNMFDPNLLAQYRNYSVWIGLYDDRDTWRWSLSDTSFYKPGETEFRRWGSGQPINTEKEQCGVIYHGDGTMQNRNCKAIYKVVCCDATGPDATFVLINSTMNWTEAQSHCREHHTDLASVRNQTENQQVQEMVAAGGSDAWIGLYRDSWKWSDGSTFSFRYWREKRNLTT